The following coding sequences are from one Diadema setosum chromosome 9, eeDiaSeto1, whole genome shotgun sequence window:
- the LOC140233332 gene encoding uncharacterized protein produces MADIEAMFHQVKITPGDSDALQFLWWSQGDLDKQPQLRSVCIKTADDNVSNSFEEAARAVKDNFYVDDCLVSMGTQQEAIDLASNLRELLVTGGFRLTKWVSNYYDVIASIPPSERAASVVDLDLDNSPIERTLGVSWDVEADAFTFKVTPKEKPPTRRGILSVTSSLYDPLREGTKLHSIIEPPRMTKGTRMLVRRALINATPDNLIPVPIRDTSEQSK; encoded by the exons ATGGCAGACATTGAAGCAATGTTCCACCAGGTGAAGATCACACCTGGAGACAGCGATGCTCTTCAGTTCCTGTGGTGGTCTCAAGGTGACTTGGATAAACAACCTCAG TTGCGCAGCGTATGCATTAAGACAGCCGACGACAATGTCAGCAATAGTTTCGAGGAGGCAGCGAGAGCTGTGAAGGACAACTTCTATGTAGACGATTGCCTTGTTTCTATGGGCACCCAACAGGAAGCCATCGATCTGGCAAGTAATCTACGCGAATTGCTGGTGACTGGTGGTTTCCGGCTGACAAAGTGGGTCAGCAACTACTATGATGTCATAGCCAGCATCCCTCCCTCTGAGCGAGCAGCATCAGTGGTTGATCTCGACTTGGACAATTCTCCCATAGAACGGACTCTTGGTGTTTCATGGGATGTCGAAGCAGATGCTTTCACCTTCAAGGTCACCCCAAAGGAGAAGCCTCCAACTAGAAGGGGTATCCTCTCAGTCACCAGTTCTCTCTATGACCCACTTAGG GAGGGTACCAAGTTGCACAGCATTATTGAGCCCCCTAGAATGACCAAAGGAACCAGGATGCTGGTAAGGAGAGCCCTCATCAATGCCACTCCGGATAATCTTATCCCTGTCCCCATCCGCGATACGTCAGAACAGTCAAAATGA